Genomic window (Vibrio pomeroyi):
CACTCTGAACATGCTGGCTATCAACAAGATAACGAGCACGATGACAATACCTATAGTGTGTATAAACATAACCGCCCCCTAGTGGTAACGATGGCTAAGCAATTAATAATTCAATCAAGTTTGTCCTAGCATTCCACGCTAACAGTGCGTGCTAACAGTCTGCACTAACCAAGTTTCGATGGTGTCTCATCGGGCAGCGCTTCAACATCCAAAGAAAGCCCGGTGAGCTTGGTGACTCTGATACTCTGCCCTGCTTTCAGTTCATTGGCGCACTTAGCTTGCCAGATCTCACCTTCAACCAGTACGCGACCCGCACCGGGGAAACCGCTGACGACTTTACCTATCTCACCGACAACCGCTTCCATCCCCGTGGTCACTGGCTTGTTTCTCACTCGGACTAGCATTGATATTGTTACGACGATAAACGCTACAGAGAACAAGCTGATTCCGATAATTAGTGGTAATGCTATTTGGTAACCCGGCACCTCAGTGTCCATCAGCATGATAGAGCCCAATGTAAATGCAGCAACGCCACCCAAACCGAAAATACCGAAGCTCGGGCTAAAGGCCTCTGCGACCATTAAGGCAATTCCCAATAGGATTAAGGCAAGACCCGCGTAACTCACAGGCAGCATTTGTAAGGAGTACATCGCCAATAACAGACAGATGCCGCCCAATACGCCCGGTAAGCCGACACCAGGGTTATAAAACTCAAGCAACAAGCCATAGATACCAATGAGCATGAGAATGTAAGCGACATTTGGATTGGTGATCACCGAAAGCAAACTGAAACGCCAATCTTGTTCTCGTTCGACAAACGCCACATCACTAAGTTGAACTTGCTGACTGACGCCATTAATAGTGATGGTGCGTCCGTTGCTCATTTCCACTAGCTGCTGTAAATCACTCGCGATGAAATCAATGACGTTAAGTTCGAGGGCATTCTCTGAATCTAAACTCGCCGCTTCTCTTACCGCCTTTTCTGCCCACTCTTCATTACGATTGTGCAATTTGGCCAAGCTAACAATGTAAGCGGACGCATCGTTGATCACCTTCTTCTCCATCGCAGTGGTGGCTTTTACTTGCTCGGAGTTCTCTTCTTTAGGTGAACTTTGCTCATTGGCTGTGGCATTGTCGTCTTTATTGGCCTCTTCTTGAGGAGATAACGGATTAGAAGGGCCTTTACCTCCGCCAAGAGACACTGGAGTGGCTGCACCCAAGTTGGTTCCGGGAGCCATAGAAGCGATGTGGCTAGCGAGTAGAATATACGTCCCTGCACTTGCTGCGCGTGAACCTGCAGGTCCAACCCAAGTAGCTATCGGAATCGGTGACGTGGTGATGGATCTGATAATGTCGCGCATCGACGTATCTAACCCGCCGGGCGTGTTCATTTTCAATATGATGAGCTTAGCTTGCTCGTCGTGAGCTTGTTCTATTTCTCTCGTGAGGTAGTCACTGGTCGCCGGGCCTATACCTCCATTCACCTCTATCACCCAGACATCATCGGCCTGAACATTCGCAGAGGCGAACAACAGAAGAAACGCGAAACAGCACTTTAATATAAAAGTCATAGCCCCTCTCCTTACAACTGAGATGCTAGATAGACGTTTTATTTAAAGCGTAGAGGTAACATCTTGGTAATAAATAGATACCTTAAGCATAGTTCAGGCTGAATTTCGCACAACACACTGCTCAAAATCTCACCCCGATCGTAACGAGCAAAAAAAGCGCAAAAATGAAACACAAATGTTAACAAAACCCACTAAATACCGAAGTGCAGAAATCATTCACAAAACACCAGATAGATTTACATTTATAAACTCGACAAATAACCAACCAATAAAAAACAAAAGCAAACGTTTGCATCGGTACAAAAAAACGACAAATAACATTAGACCTCCTCTTTTTAGACGTCTTTCACCTCTGCTCATATTGATAAATGTAAAGGATACGTGTAAAACTCTTCGCGAAATATTTATCCAATGGTACATCGTACATTGGTAGGTAGTTCTGGGATTTTTATATTTAGTAGCACAGAGGTTATGGAAGTGTTAAAAGAAAAGAGTTTACTAAGCAACATCGGCGTTCAAGTCGTTATTGCAATGATCATCGGCACCGTAGTCGGCGCGATGATGGGTGACAGCGCAACTATGTTCGCTCCACTGGGTGCTATCTTCATCAACTTGATCAAGATGCTGGTTATCCCTCTAGTCGCGGTTGCCCTAATTTCAGGTGCTGCTGGTCTAGGTAATAGCTCATCGGCTGGTAAAGTCGGTGTAACAACACTGGGTTACTTCGCACTAACGTCTGCACTTGCTGTAGCACTAGCGCTTGTAATGGGTGAAGTATTCGAACCGGGTCGTGGTATCGATGTTTCTGGCGTAGAAGGCATGTTCTCTTCTGAATACGCTGCGAAAGGCGAACTTCCAACGTTCTGGGCAACCATCACTGGCATGATCCCTACCAACGTTTTCCAATCATTGAATGAAGCAAACATTCTGCAAATCCTAGTTTTCTGCTTATTCTTTGGTATCGCGCTTTCTAAGCAAACGAAAGAAAAACGTGACCCTATCATCAATGGCGTAAACGCGATTGTTGACGCTATGGTTTGGATGATCAACAAAGTGATGATCATTGCACCACTTGGCGTATTCGGCCTGATGGCAGAAGCAGTAGGTACGTTCGGTTTTGGCGCACTAATGGTTGTGTTCAAACTATTCATTGTTTACATCGCTGCGATCCTGATCTTCGGCTTTGTTGCTTACCCACTGATGATTCAAATCTTCACTAAGACTTCAGCTAAGAAGTTCCTAGTAGCAATGAAGAAGCCTCAAGCGGTTGCACTATCAACAGCATCATCAATGGCAACACTGCCAGTAACAATGGAAACAGTTGAGAAAGAACTTGGCGTTCGTAACTCTACTGCTTCATTCGTTCTGCCTCTTGGCGCGACGATCAACATGTCTGGTAACGCGATCTACTACGGCCTAGTGGCTATCTTCTTCGCACAGCTATTCAACATCGACCTATCTATGGGTGCTTACGTTGCTATCATCGTAACGTCTACGCTAGGTGCAGTTGGTCAAGCTGGTGTTCCAGGTCCTTCTTTCCTAGTGGTTGCGGTTCTTCTAGCGGCTGGTATCCCTATCGAAGGTCTACCTCTGTTGTTCGCTCTAGACCGTATCTTCGATATGATCCGTACTGCTCTGAACATCACTGGTGATGCAGCATGTGCAGTCATCGTTGATTCTCTAATCGAAGACGAAGCGAAAGAAGCTGAGCTACAAAAACAGCAAGCATAATATTGTCGTTCACTTTGAATGAATAAATTAAAACCGCCTTATTTTAAGGCGGTTTTTTATTAGATACTTATTCTGGTTGAGTCGATTAATCTCGTACTTGAGAGGTTAATTGATTAACCCAAATGCACGAGGAAGAGCCAAACTGATTTCTGGAATAAAAGTAATGGCCAACAATGTGACGATCAATACGGCACAAAACGGCATGATACTTCTTATAACATTCTCAATTTTAGAACCACTGACACTACAACCTACAAATAGCGCAGTACCGACGGGGGGCGTTGCAATGCCAATACATAAGTTGAAAATAATCATCATCGCAAAGTGAATGGGATGCATGCCTAAATGCTCGGCAATCGGCATAAATATAGGAGTAAAGATCAATACGGCTGGCGTCAGATCCATAAACATACCCACAATCAGTAGAATCAGATTCATCAGAATAAAGATGATAATCGGATTATCTGAAATAGAGAGCATCCAATCACTGATCATTGTTGGTAGACCAGTAAAAGCCATTGCCCATGACATAATGGTAGAAGCACCAATCAAGAACAACATAATGCCAGTAACCTGAATTGTTTCTCTACAAATTACCGGGAAGTGCTCCCACTTGAGGGTTCGGTAACAGAGTGACAGTATAAAAGAGTAAAGAACCGCTATACATGCCCCTTCTGTTGCAGTGAACACACCACCAATAATACCGCCAATAACAACAACAATAAGCCCTAAGCTTGGCGTTGCTTGCCAAACGATATTCAGCACATCCTTCGTTGTAAAGCCGTCATTGGCACTTGTTTTATAGCCTTTCTTTTTAGCGATGAAATAGGCTACGACCATACAACTTAAACCCATTAAAATACCTGGGACATAACCTGCGATGAATAGTGCCGCAACGGATGTTCCACCTGATACCACCGAAAACACGATCAGTGAATTACTCGGCGGTATTAATAAACCAGCAGGGCAAGATGCAACGTTTACTGCTGTTGCGAGGTTTTTATCATAACCATCTTTTTCTAATTCAGGGCCTAAGGTTTTACCAACCGCAGCAGCTGCAGCAACGGCTGATCCTGAAACGGCACCAAACATCATATTTGCAAAGATATTAACGTGAAAAAGTGAACCAGGAATCCAACCCACCAAGAGCTTTGCAAGGTTGATCAGTCGGCTCGCTATACCACCCACATTCATTATATTCCCAGCGAGGATAAAGAAAGGGATTGCTAATAAACTGAAACTATCGATACCGGTAATAATTTTTTGACCCGCAGTAATACTTGCGACTTCAAACGGTAAGATGAAATACATGACCGTTAAAGATGACATAGCAATTGCAATCGCAATGGGCATGCTTATCGCGATCATGAACAAGAAGAGGCCTAGCAGCCAAACACCAATGGACAAATCCATAATATAGAGTCCTTTTATAACTTACTTTTTGTTGGGTTCACAAAAAAGATCAAACGTATTCATGACCAAATAGATGAGAATAATAACGGCTGAAATTGGCAATATTGAATAAACCGTCGACATCGGTAATTGCAGTGCTGGGGATAGTTGTTGTGTGGTTCTTCCCATTAAGGCAATACCACCTTGAAGCATTGCTAAAGAGACAAATGCGCCAGAAATTACATTGATGAGTAAATGCAGTGCTATGTGTGCTTTGCCTTTAAGATAACCATCCAATAACGTTATCGCTAAGTGTCCTTTGATACCAAATAAGTAGCTTGCTCCCAATAAGCCCAGCCATACCATCGCATAACGAGCAAGTTCATCAGTCCAGTTACTTGGATCATTCAACACATAGCGACTAAAAACCTGCCAAGTGACCGTCACGACAAGTAACATGAGTGCAAAAGAAGAGACAAAAAGAATCAACCTATCAAGTAGGTTTCTGAAAGTTGCTAACATGGGGTGATACCTCAAAAATTTTGCCTTAGCAAAGCCAAGGCAAAATTATTTTCACTAATACTGGTTAAAGAACTTCAATTTTTTCAATGAATGAAGCTAATTTAGGGTCTTTTTTCGCCTCATCAATCATCGGTTTAACAGCTGCACGGAAAGGGGCTTTATCAACTTCGACAAACGTTACGCCTGCTTTCATTCCTCTCTCTTTGTTCATGTCATCTGTTGCGTCCCAGATCTTGATCTGCTCTTCAAGAGACTCTGCAGCTGCTTCCTTTAAGATTTGTTGTTCGTCTGGCGTTAGTGAAGCCCATTTATATTCTGAAATGATGATCACATCAGGTGTCATCATGTGTTGGTCCATAGAGTAAAATTTAGCAACTTCACTGTGTTTCATTTCAACTAAGCTAGAAATATTATTTTCAGCGCCATCAATTACGCCTTGTTGCAGTGCAGTGTATACCTCATTGAAAGGCACAGGTGTTGCTTTACCACCTAATAGATTGACCATTTCCATCATGGTTGGAGAACCAGGAACTCGAACTTTCATTCCGGCTAGATCGGCCGGCGAGTTAATTGCTTTTTTAGCGTAGAAGCTACGTGTACCTGAATCATAAAATGTAAGTCCAATGAAACCTTTACCTTCGCTTGAAAGCAGCATCTCTTGTGCAGCTTCACTTCGCATGAACGTTCTCATATGTGGAACATCACGGAATAAGAAAGGCAGTGCATTAACCTTAAACGTTGGTTCAAAAGATTCAGCTAATCCACCATTGATTTTCGCCATATCAATCGCGCCAGTAACAACTTGCTCAGCTTGGTCACGCTCAGAGCCTAATTGACCGTTCGGAAAGATCTTAATCGTAAGGTCACCATTCGATTTTTCTTTAACTTTATCAGCCATGATCACCATGCCTTGGTGAGCAGCGCTTTCTAGAGACATTGCATGCCCTAGGGTCAAAGTTTTTGCTTGAGCTCCAAATGTCATGAGAATTGATGCTGCAGCAATCGTCAGTAGGTGTTTTTTCATGTTCTTCTCCAGAATCCATTTTTGTAAGAGGTACAGTTTTATATGTCACGTTAGAGCCGAGCTTGAGATCTAAAAATCAATTGCATACCGCTCACTCGTGTAACGCTTCATTACAATATTCTTACCCTATGAATTTTGTATTACAATAACATCTGTACATTTTGTGAACTAAGGTTCGTATGTGAGCCTGATGCTTGAATTGATTGTGATACCAATCATATTTGGCACTACTTAAGCCATGAATTAGCCTAATTTGAGGTTTATTTGGAATTATGGGCACTTTCAACTGCTTTTAGAACAAGATCTTAACTAAAGATCACAAGTTAATTTGTGTTATTTTAAGATTTAAAATCCAATTTCAAAGCATGGAAAAAGAAGGATTCATCAATTGAAAAGTGTGTTGTTAACTGCGCTTGGGAGAGGTGATAAAGGTAAAGCTTTGGCAACAAGAGTGGATCAACGGGTATGAGGTCAATGATGGGGATCTTACTGGGTAGAATTGTTTGTAACAAAAATCCGAGTGCCTCACAGCTCTCGGATTTTTGTTTTTAGTGATTTAACTTTAGGCGCTAGCTCAATTACAAATCACTACCATAGATATCAAACGTGAAGTACTTAGAAGCAATCTTGTCGTAAGTACCGTTCGCTCTGATCTCTTCGATGGCGTTGTTGAACTGTTTTGCCAGTTTTGAATCCTGCTTTCTTAGTGCTAACGCCGTGCCTTCGCCGATGTAGGCTTTGTCGGTTACCGCTTTACCTTTGAATTCAAAGCCCTCTCCTTCTTTCTTATCCAAGAAAGCGAGTGACAGCTGATCGGAATTGCCGAAGGTAAGATCTAAACGGCCATTTTGCAGATCCAGATAAACTTCATCTTGCCCGGTGTAACGCTTAATGTTGGCAACACTGCCAAATTTATCTGTTACGTAACGGTCGTGAATCGTGCCTTGTTGTACACCGATGGTTTTGCCTGTTAAACCAGACTCATCAATTGCAAACTCTGTGCTTTTGGCAGCAACAAATACAGCTGGTGTTTGGTAGTACTTATCAGTAAACAAGATTTTGCGTTTACGCTCTTCGGTAATACGCATCGAAGCCATGATCACATCTGACTTTCTTGCCAATAGGCTTGGAATTAGAGAGTCCCAGCTTTGTGATACCCAAGTACAATCTAGTTTGGCTTGTTCACACAAAGCATCAGCTATCTCGATATCAAACCCGACAGGCACGCCTTCACTGTTTTTGTAGTTGAATGGCGGATAGGTAAAGTCTGACGCCAAACGGATTTCTTTCGCCTGTACGGTTGTACCAAGTAAAGCGGCCGCACAAGCAAGTCCTAGTATTATCTTTTTCATCATTGCCATCCTAGATATGATCTTTGTCGAGTTGAAATTGAGGTTCTTTATCTTGAAGCTGTTGAGTTTGTTGCTTCTTTTCTAATTCGGTTTGGTAACTTGTAAGTGACGCTATCACTTCCGCCATGCTCTCTGGGCTACCAATGCTGATTCGAACGCAGTGACGTAATGCAGGCTCATGATGTTGATTCCTTGTCACAATGCCATCTTTCGCCAATACACTAAACAGTTCGTGTTCAGGCTTGTGGCGCAATAACACAAAGTTGGTAGAAGACGGGTAAACCTGCTCAATGAAATCAAACTGATTCAGTTCACAAGCAAAACGATTACGCAGTTCAACCAACTTTGACGTTGCTTCTTGCATCACGGCTACACGCTCATTAGATAACGCCTCTAAAACTATCTGAGACGAGCAATCTGGCATTGGGTATGGCGGAATAAGCTTAGAGACATACTGCATCACATTTTGACTCGCCAAGATAAAACCACAGCGTACTGCTGCAAGTCCAAATGCCTTAGACAAGGTGCGAATCACAACCAAATGTGGGTAGCGTTCAATAAGGCTCACCGCTGATGTTTGAGGTTCAAACTCAATATACGCTTCATCCACCACAACCAAAGATTTACCCTGAGTACCTTCAAGCACCTGAATCAGATCCGATTTCGGAATCACATTACCTGTTGGGTTGTTCGGTGAACAAAGGAAAACGATATTGGCCAACTCAGCTTTATTCACAATGTCTGCAACGTCTAAGCTAAAATCTTCCTGTAAAGGAGAATCAAGCGTTTCAATCGCTAGTGCATCAGCACAAAACTCATACATGGCATACGTTGGTGAACAAATAAGGATATTATCTTGAGCGGGTTTGCAGAATGTTCTGATCAGTAAGTCAATCGCTTCATCGGCACCACGCACCGCAACGGTTGCAGCGTCAGTTCCGCAATAAGCTTGGTAAGCCTTTGCAATGTCTTGTGGTAAAAAGTCTGGGTAACGATTATGGCTGGCTTCTCCTTGAAACAGAGAGTTTTCCAATTCATTTGCGTTTAACCAGACACGTCCATCACCACCAATTCTTCTTGCTGATTGATAAGGTATTAATTTTTTTACAGCCTGAGGCACTAAGTTATCAATAAAAGATGTCAAGAAGCTATCCCTTCCACATAATCACAATGTCTTCATCACTGCTTTCATATTCAAAAAATGTGATTAATACACATATTGAATCACTAATGATGAGTAAGTATTTACATTCAAACAGAACACTATTGATAAATGAATCGAAATAATCACATAATAGCCATGATAAAAAGTCATAGGTAATGATATGAACAACACACTCCCTTCAACCAAAACCTTGCTCGCATTCCTGTCTACCGCAAGGCATCTAAACTTTACACGCGCGGCGCATGAGCTCAACGTGACGCAAGGTGCGGTGAGTCGTCAGGTGTTGTCGTTTGAAGAAAGCCTTGGGTGTGATCTCTTCTATCGCCATGCTCGTGGTTTGTCATTGACGCCTAAAGGGGAAGAACTGGTCCCTCTCATTCAAGGGACTATTCAACAACTGCAATCGGCACTTAATCAGGTCGCGAGCTCTCCCTCTAAGATAAAACTCAATGCCCCAAGTTGTATTACCTCTTGGCTATTACCTAAGTTGATGTCATTTCAGCAAGCCTATCCTGAGATTGATGTCGAGCTCACATCGACCATCAAGCACGTTTTTGAGCCAAGCTTTGATCCCTTCGATGCGGTGATCACCTATGGCAAGAAACCAAGCCAGCACTCAATTGTTAGTCAACTGCTGTTCAACGAACAACTCGCCCCTATCTGCCAAGCACAGAGTATTGTTCCAATCCACCTGAGTGACAGCACTTCAACTGTCATCAAGCCACACAAGCTTGCTCAGTACACTTGGCTACATGCCAACAATGAGCAAAGTGATTGGCGACTTTGGTTGGAACACATAGGCAGCAACGACCTTTCAAGTAAGAACAACCAGCAATTTGCCACGCTTGATCAAGCGATGAATGCTGCCATTCAAGGGTTTGGAATAGCGATAGGCGATATCACACTGGCTAAGCAAGATATCGATTTGGGTAGATTGGTGAAAGTGGGTGAAGGCAGTGTGTTCTCAGGCAACGGTTACTTCTTGCTGCAACCTAAGAATCGTCAAAATGCGTCATTATCGACTCTGGTAGATTGGCTTGTTGACTAAAGAGTTACTGGAAATGAATCCAATGAAATTTGCTTTTTAACAAGGTGTTGTAAAGAGAAAGCGCCCTCACTCGTCAGAATGAGAAACAAGTGATTCCCAAATTGATGTAAGAAATCGATTCTCAAAATAAAACTATTCCTCTTACACAACGTATTGTTTGGGTGAGAGCAGACGAAACCTTCTTTTAGCTCGATGAAAATACAAATCAAATCATTTCGTTAGGTTAAAAAGTCTGCCCTCATAGAGAAAATGGCATTCGAATTGCTTTGTCATAGATAACCCAACCAATATACAGCAGGTTGCATCATATTTATCATGCAGCTTGTCACGGAGGATAGGCTATGACCTTACAAAGACATACGTATTACGGCTTGATTCACCACGGAATTAAGACCTTGCTAATGGATAGAGTTGGTCACTTTACTGAGCGTGAATATCACGAGTATCTCGACCTGACGACGGGAAAATCTACGTGTTTTGCCATGAGCGAACAAGAATTAGAGAACACCTTGGATAATCTGAAAAGCGAAGGCTATTTAGAAGACATCAAGAAGTTGATTCCTCGCTACCAAACGTCGCCAATCCGCTGACTAGTTCTGAACAACATTAGTTTTACAGCCAATTGCCTCGGGCTATTTAGCATCGAGGCAATTTTAGTTAGACTGTTTGCAACTCAACTAACTGGATAGTCAGTCCATATGAAACAAATTCTTGATTTCATCCCTCTCATTATTTTCTTTGCGCTCTACAAGATGTACGACATCTACACCGCGACAGGTGCTTTGATTGTTGCCTCTGCACTACAGATTGTTTTGACGTACTTCATCTATAAAAAAATTGAGAAAATGCAGGTGGTCACGTTCCTTATGGTTGCCGTATTTGGTGGCATGACCATCTTCTTACACGACGACAACTTCATTAAATGGAAAGTAACGATCGTTTACGCTCTGTTCGCTATTGGCCTGACAGTCAGCCACCTTATGGGCAAATCAGCCATTAAAGGCATGTTGGGTAAAGAGATCACACTGCCTGATGCCGTATGGGGAAAAATCAACTGGGCTTGGACTCTGTTCTTTACCCTGTGCGCCATTCTCAACGTTTACGTTGCTTTCAGCCTGCCGTTGGATGTTTGGGTTAACTTCAAGGTGTTTGGTCTGCTCATCGCGACCTTATTGTTCACATTACTAACAGGTGTGTACATCTATAAGCACTTACCAAAAGAGCAGCATTTGCCAAAAGACCAGCAGAAAGAGTTAACGGATAAAAATACCGACGAGAAGTAACCCTAAGGGATGAGTCCTCATTCCCTTTTTGATACACTTCTTATCAATATGCTATTTAACAGTGGCCAATGATACTCGTGATCATTGGCCACTGGCTTTTTTGTGTTGCGGAAACTGGTCAAAATAAAGCCTATTATTTAATGACAATCTCACTAAATTAGCGGGCATCTGGTTTCTTGTTGTTCATTGACTCATTTGCCAATGTGCTCAACTAATCAACACATCAGTTTTTATTTAAGATAATCAATACCACCAAGAGTACTACAATGACGATTCAATCAACTTTGAACCCTATTGGTTCTTTACTTCTTCGCACATTAGCGATGCCTTCTGACACTAATGCAGCGGGTCAGATCTTCGGTGGTTGGATAATGTCTCAGCTCGACCTAGCGGGTGGCATCTTGGCGAAAGAGATCTCTAACGGCAAGATTGTGACTGTTTCAGTATCAAGCATTGAATTCAAACAGCCGGTATCGGTTGGCGATGTGGTGTGTGTTTATGGCGACTGTACCAAAATTGGCCGTAGCTCGATGAATATCGACTTAGAAGTATGGGTTAAGCCTGTGCTTGATCACGGCATCGGTG
Coding sequences:
- a CDS encoding nodulation protein NfeD translates to MTFILKCCFAFLLLFASANVQADDVWVIEVNGGIGPATSDYLTREIEQAHDEQAKLIILKMNTPGGLDTSMRDIIRSITTSPIPIATWVGPAGSRAASAGTYILLASHIASMAPGTNLGAATPVSLGGGKGPSNPLSPQEEANKDDNATANEQSSPKEENSEQVKATTAMEKKVINDASAYIVSLAKLHNRNEEWAEKAVREAASLDSENALELNVIDFIASDLQQLVEMSNGRTITINGVSQQVQLSDVAFVEREQDWRFSLLSVITNPNVAYILMLIGIYGLLLEFYNPGVGLPGVLGGICLLLAMYSLQMLPVSYAGLALILLGIALMVAEAFSPSFGIFGLGGVAAFTLGSIMLMDTEVPGYQIALPLIIGISLFSVAFIVVTISMLVRVRNKPVTTGMEAVVGEIGKVVSGFPGAGRVLVEGEIWQAKCANELKAGQSIRVTKLTGLSLDVEALPDETPSKLG
- a CDS encoding dicarboxylate/amino acid:cation symporter gives rise to the protein MEVLKEKSLLSNIGVQVVIAMIIGTVVGAMMGDSATMFAPLGAIFINLIKMLVIPLVAVALISGAAGLGNSSSAGKVGVTTLGYFALTSALAVALALVMGEVFEPGRGIDVSGVEGMFSSEYAAKGELPTFWATITGMIPTNVFQSLNEANILQILVFCLFFGIALSKQTKEKRDPIINGVNAIVDAMVWMINKVMIIAPLGVFGLMAEAVGTFGFGALMVVFKLFIVYIAAILIFGFVAYPLMIQIFTKTSAKKFLVAMKKPQAVALSTASSMATLPVTMETVEKELGVRNSTASFVLPLGATINMSGNAIYYGLVAIFFAQLFNIDLSMGAYVAIIVTSTLGAVGQAGVPGPSFLVVAVLLAAGIPIEGLPLLFALDRIFDMIRTALNITGDAACAVIVDSLIEDEAKEAELQKQQA
- a CDS encoding TRAP transporter large permease, encoding MDLSIGVWLLGLFLFMIAISMPIAIAIAMSSLTVMYFILPFEVASITAGQKIITGIDSFSLLAIPFFILAGNIMNVGGIASRLINLAKLLVGWIPGSLFHVNIFANMMFGAVSGSAVAAAAAVGKTLGPELEKDGYDKNLATAVNVASCPAGLLIPPSNSLIVFSVVSGGTSVAALFIAGYVPGILMGLSCMVVAYFIAKKKGYKTSANDGFTTKDVLNIVWQATPSLGLIVVVIGGIIGGVFTATEGACIAVLYSFILSLCYRTLKWEHFPVICRETIQVTGIMLFLIGASTIMSWAMAFTGLPTMISDWMLSISDNPIIIFILMNLILLIVGMFMDLTPAVLIFTPIFMPIAEHLGMHPIHFAMMIIFNLCIGIATPPVGTALFVGCSVSGSKIENVIRSIMPFCAVLIVTLLAITFIPEISLALPRAFGLIN
- a CDS encoding TRAP transporter small permease → MLATFRNLLDRLILFVSSFALMLLVVTVTWQVFSRYVLNDPSNWTDELARYAMVWLGLLGASYLFGIKGHLAITLLDGYLKGKAHIALHLLINVISGAFVSLAMLQGGIALMGRTTQQLSPALQLPMSTVYSILPISAVIILIYLVMNTFDLFCEPNKK
- a CDS encoding TRAP transporter substrate-binding protein, whose product is MKKHLLTIAAASILMTFGAQAKTLTLGHAMSLESAAHQGMVIMADKVKEKSNGDLTIKIFPNGQLGSERDQAEQVVTGAIDMAKINGGLAESFEPTFKVNALPFLFRDVPHMRTFMRSEAAQEMLLSSEGKGFIGLTFYDSGTRSFYAKKAINSPADLAGMKVRVPGSPTMMEMVNLLGGKATPVPFNEVYTALQQGVIDGAENNISSLVEMKHSEVAKFYSMDQHMMTPDVIIISEYKWASLTPDEQQILKEAAAESLEEQIKIWDATDDMNKERGMKAGVTFVEVDKAPFRAAVKPMIDEAKKDPKLASFIEKIEVL
- a CDS encoding ABC transporter substrate-binding protein, translated to MKKIILGLACAAALLGTTVQAKEIRLASDFTYPPFNYKNSEGVPVGFDIEIADALCEQAKLDCTWVSQSWDSLIPSLLARKSDVIMASMRITEERKRKILFTDKYYQTPAVFVAAKSTEFAIDESGLTGKTIGVQQGTIHDRYVTDKFGSVANIKRYTGQDEVYLDLQNGRLDLTFGNSDQLSLAFLDKKEGEGFEFKGKAVTDKAYIGEGTALALRKQDSKLAKQFNNAIEEIRANGTYDKIASKYFTFDIYGSDL
- the hisC gene encoding histidinol-phosphate transaminase, translating into MTSFIDNLVPQAVKKLIPYQSARRIGGDGRVWLNANELENSLFQGEASHNRYPDFLPQDIAKAYQAYCGTDAATVAVRGADEAIDLLIRTFCKPAQDNILICSPTYAMYEFCADALAIETLDSPLQEDFSLDVADIVNKAELANIVFLCSPNNPTGNVIPKSDLIQVLEGTQGKSLVVVDEAYIEFEPQTSAVSLIERYPHLVVIRTLSKAFGLAAVRCGFILASQNVMQYVSKLIPPYPMPDCSSQIVLEALSNERVAVMQEATSKLVELRNRFACELNQFDFIEQVYPSSTNFVLLRHKPEHELFSVLAKDGIVTRNQHHEPALRHCVRISIGSPESMAEVIASLTSYQTELEKKQQTQQLQDKEPQFQLDKDHI
- a CDS encoding LysR substrate-binding domain-containing protein, encoding MNNTLPSTKTLLAFLSTARHLNFTRAAHELNVTQGAVSRQVLSFEESLGCDLFYRHARGLSLTPKGEELVPLIQGTIQQLQSALNQVASSPSKIKLNAPSCITSWLLPKLMSFQQAYPEIDVELTSTIKHVFEPSFDPFDAVITYGKKPSQHSIVSQLLFNEQLAPICQAQSIVPIHLSDSTSTVIKPHKLAQYTWLHANNEQSDWRLWLEHIGSNDLSSKNNQQFATLDQAMNAAIQGFGIAIGDITLAKQDIDLGRLVKVGEGSVFSGNGYFLLQPKNRQNASLSTLVDWLVD
- a CDS encoding septation protein A, giving the protein MKQILDFIPLIIFFALYKMYDIYTATGALIVASALQIVLTYFIYKKIEKMQVVTFLMVAVFGGMTIFLHDDNFIKWKVTIVYALFAIGLTVSHLMGKSAIKGMLGKEITLPDAVWGKINWAWTLFFTLCAILNVYVAFSLPLDVWVNFKVFGLLIATLLFTLLTGVYIYKHLPKEQHLPKDQQKELTDKNTDEK
- the yciA gene encoding acyl-CoA thioester hydrolase YciA; translation: MTIQSTLNPIGSLLLRTLAMPSDTNAAGQIFGGWIMSQLDLAGGILAKEISNGKIVTVSVSSIEFKQPVSVGDVVCVYGDCTKIGRSSMNIDLEVWVKPVLDHGIGDRYKVCGATFNYVAVDESGKPRPINK